GGTGCCGCTCCGGCGGCCGCCCCGGCCCCGGCGGCAGCTCCGGCCGCTCCGGCTCCGGCGCCCGCCGCCGCTGCCCCGGCCCCGGCTGCGGCTCCGGCCCCCGCGCCGGCCGCCCCCGCCGCGCCTGCTCCGGCGCCCGCCGCCGCTGCTCCGGCCGCCCCGGCTCCCGCGCCCGCTCCGGCCGCCCCGGCTCCGGCCGCCGCCCCGGCCGCGTCCGCCGCCACCAAGGCCACCGACGAGGGCGCCTACGTCACCCCGCTGGTGCGCAAGCTCGCCGCCGAGAACGGTGTCGACCTGGGCTCCGTCAAGGGCACCGGCGTCGGCGGTCGTATCCGCAAGCAGGACGTCGTCGCGGCCGCCGAGGCCGCGAAGGCCGCCGCCGCCGCGCCGGCCCCGGCCGCCGCCGCCCCGGCTGCCGCCGCCAAGAAGGCGCCGAGCCTGGAGGCCTCCCCCCTCCGTGGCCAGACCGTCAAGATGCCGCGCATCCGCAAGGTCATCGGCGACAACATGGTCAAGGCGCTGCACGAGCAGGCGCAGCTGTCGTCGGTCGTCGAGGTCGACGTCACGCGTCTGATGAAGCTGCGTGCCCGGGCCAAGGACTCCTTCGCCGCGCGCGAGGGCGTCAAGCTCTCCCCGATGCCGTTCTTCGTCAAGGCCGCGGCCCAGGCGCTGAAGGCGCACGCGCCGATCAACGCCAAGATCAACGAGGGCGAAGGCACGATCACCTACTTCGACACCGAGAACATCGGTATCGCGGTGGACTCGGAGAAGGGCCTGATGACCCCGGTCATCAAGCACGCCGGTGACCTCAACATCGCCGGTATCGCGAAGGCCACGGCGGAGCTGGCCGGCAAGGTCCGCGCCAACAAGATCACGCCCGACGAGCTGTCCGGCGCGACCTTCACGATCTCCAACACCGGTTCGCGCGGCGCGCTCTTCGACACGATCATCGTGCCGCCGGGCCAGGTCGCGATCCTCGGCATCGGTGCCACGGTCAAGCGCCCGGCGGTCATCGAGACCGAGGAGGGCACGGTCATCGGCGTCCGCGACATGACGTACCTGACCCTCTCCTACGACCACCGTCTGGTGGACGGCGCCGACGCGGCCCGTTACCTGACGGCCGTCAAGGCGATCCTGGAGGCGGGCGAGTTCGAGGTCGAGCTCGGGCTGTAGCCCCTGGACACCCGCACGACGGCGGTGCCCCGTCCGGAGTTCTCCGGGCGGGGCACCGCTGTGTTCGCGCCGGGTCCGCGTGGAGACCGCGGAGCCTGGCCGGTACGGGTCTTTACAAACCGGCCCTCCGTGGGAGCGTGTAAGTCTCGTCTCACCTGCGCGAAAGCACCCCCGTGCGCCTCTCCACCGGACGGCCACGGCTTTATTGTCTAGAGGTCAACGCCCTTGGGGCTCTGTCCCCCGCCGAAGGAGCCCGCATGACCACCGCGCCCGTCGTCCACTCGCTGCGCGAACAGATCCGCGAGCACATCGTGGAGGGGATCGTGAGCGGACGGTGGAAGCCGGGCGAGCGGATCGTGGAGCGGCGGATCGCGACGGAGCTGGAGGTCAGCCAGACGCCCGTGCGGGAGGCGCTGCGCGAGCTGGAGTCGCTGCGGTTGATCGAATCCGCGCCGAACAAGGGCGTACGGGTGCGGAATCTGACGGCGGCCGATCTGGAGGAGAGCTACCCGGTCCGGGCGGGTCTGGAGGCGATCGCGGCGGAGCTGGCGGCGGAGCGGTTGGCGGAGGACTGCTCGGCGCTGGAGCCGCATGTGGCCGCGCTGTACGAGGCGGACCGGAACGCGGACGGGACGTCCCAGGTGCGGCACACGGTGGCCTTCCACCGCGAGCTGGTGCGGGCCGCCGGGAACTCGGTGCTGCTGCACACGTGGGAGGGGCTGGGGATCGAGGTGTTCACGGCGCTGTCGATCCGGTGGCTGGGGACGGTTCAGCAGTCCTACGCCGAGGAGCACGAGGAGTTGGTGGCGGCGTTCCGTCGGCGTGACCCTCGGATCGCGGACCTGGTGAAGGCGCATGTGTTGGGCTGCGCGCCGCACACGGACGACGAGCCGGTTCAGGGCGCCTAGCGACTCGGGGGTGCGGGTGCGTCGGCGACTGCGGGTGCGTGGGGGCCGTTCGCGCAGTTCCCCGCGCCCCTGAAAAGCAGGGGCTGCGCCCCGTGCTTTTCACCCTGCGGCCCCGTCGTCTTTCAGGCCCGCAGGGCCTGGTCTTTGTCTTTTAGGGGCGCGGGGAACTGCGCGAGCAACCCCCACTCACCCGCACCCGCCAACGCGCCCGAACCCCCGAGCTGTTGAGCGAACCCCCGCTCAAACGCCGCCCCACCTGCAGAAACCCGGGACCACCAAGGCACCCGGTGTCTCCGCCGGAGGCACCCCGTGCCGACTTTCTCGTGATCAAGATATTTTGCCCGCAACCCTTTGATCGATCATCGATCAGCGGGTTACAGTCGCCGACGGGCTTCCACCGAAGCCCTCGCCCTGTCCTGCCAAAGACCAAGGGCAACCCCCGAACCCTTACCGATGAGGGAACCCCCTTCGACTGAGGAAGGCGGCGCAATGACCGACCCCAACGCCATCCAGCCGAGCGCGCTCGACCAGCTCCCCGACCGCGACCCGGAGGAGACCGCCGAATGGCAGGCCTCGCTGGACGCCGTCACCAAGGCGGCCGGGCCGCACCGCGCGGCGTACCTGATGCGCCGCACCCTGGAGCGTGCGGAGGGCAACGGCATCGCGCTGCCCAAGCTGCTCGAGACGGACTACGTCAACACCATCCCCACCGCCGCCGAGCCGGGCATCCCCGGTGACGAGGCGATGGAGCGCCGTATCACCGCGTGGAACCGCTGGAACGCGGCCGCGATGGTCAGCCGTGGCTCCAAGTACGGCGTCGGCGGCCACATCGCCACCTTCGCCTCCGCCGCCTGGCTCTACGAGACGGGCTTCAACCACTTCTTCAAGGGCAAGGAGGCCGACGGCTCGGGCGACCAGCTCTACATCCAGGGCCACGCCTCCCCCGGCATCTACGCCCGCGCCTTCCTCGACGGCCGGCTGAACGAGTCCCACCTGGACAACTTCCGCCGCGAGTCGGGCGGCGACGGCCTCCCGTCGTACCCGCACCCGCGCCGTCTGCCCTGGCTGTGGGAGTTCCCGACGGTGAGCATGGGCCTCGGCCCCCTCTCCGCCATCTACCAGGCGCGCTTCAACCGCTATCTCACCAGCCGCGGCATCAAGGACGTCTCGAACTCCCACGTCTGGGCGTTCCTCGGCGACGGCGAGATGGACGAGCCGGAGTCGACGGCCGCACTCGCGCTGGCGAGCCGCGAGGGTCTGGACAACCTGACCTTCGTCATCAACTGCAACCTGCAGC
This genomic stretch from Streptomyces deccanensis harbors:
- the sucB gene encoding 2-oxoglutarate dehydrogenase, E2 component, dihydrolipoamide succinyltransferase, whose amino-acid sequence is MAVSVTLPALGESVTEGTVTRWLKAEGERVEADEPLLEVSTDKVDTEIPSPAAGILASIKVAEDETVEVGAELALIDDGTGAPAAAPAPAAEEAPAPAPEPAAAAPSTEQETPAPAPTAEAATGGGSAEGTDVVLPALGESVTEGTVTRWLKEVGDSVEADEPLLEVSTDKVDTEIPAPTSGVLLEITVAEDETAEVGAKLAVIGAPGAAPAAAPAPAAAPAAPAPAPAAAAPAPAAAPAPAPAAPAAPAPAPAAAAPAAPAPAPAPAAPAPAAAPAASAATKATDEGAYVTPLVRKLAAENGVDLGSVKGTGVGGRIRKQDVVAAAEAAKAAAAAPAPAAAAPAAAAKKAPSLEASPLRGQTVKMPRIRKVIGDNMVKALHEQAQLSSVVEVDVTRLMKLRARAKDSFAAREGVKLSPMPFFVKAAAQALKAHAPINAKINEGEGTITYFDTENIGIAVDSEKGLMTPVIKHAGDLNIAGIAKATAELAGKVRANKITPDELSGATFTISNTGSRGALFDTIIVPPGQVAILGIGATVKRPAVIETEEGTVIGVRDMTYLTLSYDHRLVDGADAARYLTAVKAILEAGEFEVELGL
- a CDS encoding GntR family transcriptional regulator codes for the protein MTTAPVVHSLREQIREHIVEGIVSGRWKPGERIVERRIATELEVSQTPVREALRELESLRLIESAPNKGVRVRNLTAADLEESYPVRAGLEAIAAELAAERLAEDCSALEPHVAALYEADRNADGTSQVRHTVAFHRELVRAAGNSVLLHTWEGLGIEVFTALSIRWLGTVQQSYAEEHEELVAAFRRRDPRIADLVKAHVLGCAPHTDDEPVQGA